From the genome of Medicago truncatula cultivar Jemalong A17 chromosome 2, MtrunA17r5.0-ANR, whole genome shotgun sequence:
GTTCATAGGGTCCATACATGTGGCAACATTTCTTGCATTCAATTAACCAATCAATTTGTCAGACAAAGTATTTACGTACTCCTATTTTTGCTGGTTAAGTTTAAAATATTCCTTAATAGTAGTACAATATTGGGAGTTTAAATTTGAGGAGGTATTTgtcacataaattttaaatttaagagGGGATATATGCACACAAATGTTAAATTTCAGGGGATATTTGTAAGGTGAATGGATGACACAAATGTTAAAtttgaaaagacaaaaaaatcaatttttaaaaataaaaaaataaaaaaatatagtcaattacccctgTGACGTGGCATGACTTTTTTGATCATGTGACGGTTAACGACCATGtcagcatgttggatggaggaaattaacggagggGGTATTTGACTGACGTTTGATAATTTCAGaggatttttgaaattttgcaaaattcaaattttttttttgacaaaaactacaatttcaaaaggataattgactatttactcgtaTACACTCCAATCGCCTTATCGGCGCATGAGGACTCTTTTCCGGGAACTACTCCTCTCGAATATAATCCTTCCAAGCAAGTATACCCCACACAATCAAATTTCAACGCCACAAAAACCTCTCTCCCATCGAAGTCGCGCGTGACCAACAACAGCCTAACCAACGTCACTTCATTCGTGCGATTGTCACACGCTCGAAACAATCGCGTGAATCCGAAAACCCAAAGTTTTGCGCTATTATACTTCTCGTGTTAGATTTTGCGGTACACCCTCAAACGCGTTTTCACCGATCCACACGGACGATACACCgtttgtagagagagaaatacCGAtaattctagagagagaaagctcGTTTCGATTctagagaagagagagagagagagtgttcGAGATCTGATACAGAGTGAAGGTAACTCTACTCTGCGTGTTtcattcttcttgttttttttttttttttcgattttttttgttgaaattgatcggtgaaaaaccctaaaattttctGATTCTTCTTCACGGGGTTTGATTTGTTCAATTTTGGTTCAATTAAACCCTAGATTTGAATTCTAAAATTTTCTAGGGTTTGGAGTTGTTTTTTGGTGAGGGAAAAttagaattagggttttgaatgaATGGATTCGGGGACTGTAGTTGAAGATAAGGTAGTTAGAGAGATACAGAGATACTCGGAGGGGAAAGTATACACGAGAAAAGTTTTCAAAGTTTCAGAGGATAAAGTTAATTCCTTGAAAGTTGATCATTCAGAGGATAAAGTTAATTCCTTGAAAGTTGATCCTCATACTCATTCTGGTGCTACCACCGCCACCGTCACTGTTGATGGGACGAAGGATAACGGGAATAATGTTTCGGCTCAACAGTTGGATAGTGTTTTGGTTCCAGAGGATGGGAATTCGGCTCTGCCAGTTGTGAATTCTAGGTTGGAAGTGGTTTCTGAAGATTCGTCCAGTTTGTATCGTAAGCAAGATGAGCATTTTAGTCTTGATGTTGTTCAGCTGGAAGATGGTAATGATTTGTTTGAACCAGCTTTAAGATGTAATGATAAGAAGGAGTTGGAGAATGGTGTTAAGAATGGACTGGCTTCACGGTCGAAGCAAGAGATGCGGGAGATTAAGAGGAAGCTTGAGGGCGACCTTGAAACGGTGAGGTCTTTGGTGATTAGGATTGAAGAGAAACAACGGATGGCTGGGAGGTTTGGTGGTGGTTTGAATGTGTCTGTGGATCGGTATAGGGTTGATAATGGGAGTGGAGCTAAGCGCGCTCACTCTGAGGTAGCTTCTGCAGGTGTTCCAAGAGAGGCTAATAGGTTTACACGCCAGTTAAGTGTAATGGTGTTAGAGAATGGTCACGGGATTAGTGAAAGCGTTGAGAAGGAGAAGAGAACACCGAAGGCGAACCAGTTCTATTCCAATTCGGAATTCTTGCTTGCGAAAGATAAGTTTCCGCCTGCAGAGAGTAACAAGAAGTCAAAATCACATGGAAAGAAGCATGGCGTTGGAGAAATGGGACATGGATTTGGGATAGTATCGAAGTATTTGAAGAACTGTAGCTCATTGCTTGAAAAGTTGATGAAACACAAGCACGGTTGGGTGTTTAATACTCCAGTGGATGTTGAACGTCTTGGTTTGCATGATTATTTTATCATCATCTCACAGCCGATGGACTTGGGTACTGTGAAGTCGAGGCTGAGCAAGAATTGGTACAAATCACCAAAGGAGTTTGCGGAGGATGTGAGACTTACTTTTCGTAATGCCATGACATATAATCCTAAAGGGCAAGATGTTCATGTAATGGCGGAGGAGCTATCGGCATTATTCGAGGAAAGATGGGCCATTATAGAGTCGCATTACAATCATGAGATGAGGTATGGCATGGATTATGGGCCCGCTATTTCTGCACCTTCACCTCTGTCTAGAAAGGCTCATGCTTTCCGGCCACCGCCTCTTGACATGAGAAGGATTGATAGATCAGATTCAATAACAAAACCTCCAAATCCCATGAGTTTGACTCGTTCTGCTCGAACTCCTGCTCCAAAAAAGCCGAAGGCAAACGATCCTGATAAAAGAGACATGACATACTATGAAAAGCAAAAACTTAGCACACATCTTCAGAATCTACCACCTGATAAACTAGATGCTATTGTACAGATCATTAAGAAACAAAATTCGGCACTTTCCCAACATGATGACGAAATTGAAGTGGACATTGATAGCGTGGATGCAGAGACTCTTTGGGAGCTTGATAGATATGTTACCAACTATAAGAAAAGTTTGAGCAAATACAAGAGGAAGGCCGAACTTGCGATTCAAGCTAGAGCAGAAGCTGAGCGAATTGCCCAGCAGAAGGTAAAATTGACAATGTCAACGTTTAATATCCATTGTCTTCTTTTGGAAATGCTTGTTACTAATTGAAGTTATTCGATGCTTCCTGTAGAGCCAAGAACCACCAGTTATAGTTGAGGCCCCGAGAGAAAGACAAGCAGGTATGGCCGCTTGTGGACTATTATTGTTGATCTCTTTTCatcattcatcaattaaattaattgaaatattttgtcTGCTTGATTCTGAGCAGATGAAAGAAATGATCCCTCATCCTTGCCTGTGCAAGGGGAAATTCGAGTAGATAATGGGAGTAAGACAAGTAGTTCAAGCAGCTCAAGCAGTGATTCTGGCTCTTCATCTAGTGGtatagtaaataattatttaatagatATCTGTCCCATAATTTATTGTTATACAAGGTCAATCTCGCTTATACTTTAATATCTGATATTAATGTGCTTTGGCAGATTCTGATAGTGATAGTTCCTCAGCATCCGGGTCTGATGCAGGGTCACAATGAACCTAAATACCTCCCGTAAGGTAAAATcacaaacttcaatttttttatctcgTTATATGCTCTTCTTGTTGTCTTGTATGTTTTCTTCATCAAATTGTCTGTGCTTCTTGCTTTTGATTACATAGAGGTATATATGTGTTATCTTCAAGATGTGAGGTTGAGTGCATTTCTATTTTTCTAGTTCACCAGGCTCGTTATGTGTTATACTGCTTACTAAGCCAGTTAAGTTTACATCTACGTATTGGAATTTGGATATTTAAAGGTTTAGCATTTAGATCGACATTTATCCTTTTATGGCTTGTGTCAGAATTAGGAAATATTTGATGCTAGTTCTATTGAATTTGATGCttattcattttgaattttttttctcttgttagtTTTTAGCattcttttttactttctttatcTTGTGTTTTTAGCTGTTAAACAGTGTTGTTATAGTCTCTTGTAGGTTTGTCGTTTTGAAGTATTAAATGTGAAGATCTTATGCTTTTACGGGTCTGCTTTACTGTGTACACATTTTATGGCATAGCCTGTGTACACATTTTAACTTGGTATTGTATATGCTTGCATATATGAATTGTTATTGCGCCATGCTGATGACATGCGCTTTAGTTGTCCAACATAAGTGTAATTAGTGTTTATCTTGTAATAAAGAGATTAGTGGAAGATTGCACtgttgttaaaatatcaaacaaataaCACCTGCAACAAAATTCTTGAAGTATATTCCATTGAAAAGCAACTAATGGTAGTGTGTGAACTGTGAAATGAGAGCCATAGTTACCAATCCCAGGTAGTGGCATGGTGTGGCCAATCTAAAATACACTGTAGTGGGATAGCAGAGAGCGGGATTACTGCTATTCTCTCTTCAATGGGAAATAACTCATGTTTCAGGACCTATATAAACAGTCATAATACTCTAGCAAAACGTACAAGCAGATAACAATTAAAGTCAAGGCAATAAAGAGCTGTTTGTTGTGGAGCTATTTCTGTGTAGTTCGGAGGAAGATGCATTGCTACGTCAATGAAGAGGATAACAGATAGTCAgggaaaaaacaaacaaaatagagcttctgggagggagggagagagagcaACAGAGCAGAAAAAGCTagcagaagaaaagaaaagaaagaagagggaGAGTGGGTTCCAACCTGCGCTGAAGTGAGCAGAGAGGagtaaagaaaagaaaggagAGTGGGACTCCAACCTTCAGCGAAGTGGGCAGAGAGTGGAGTGGTTTCACCAGGAAGCAACAGTTGGTGGCCGGAAAACAATGGCTGCTGACTGGGTAGTTGTCAAAGGCTGGGTTGTGCAACTTGTGTGTTTCAAGGACCGCCTCCATGGAGGAAGGATGCTGCCCTTGTGAGAAAAGGAGTGTTGGTTGGTGCTTTTTATTCCTTTCCTTGAAGCTTGAATGCTACAAAAACCTCAAACTACACCCAGTCACCATCTGTATTCTTAAAATTGAAGGGGATTTCAGGGTTTTTGTATTGGTCAAAAGCCTGCTCCTCAATAATGCTTTGCTGCTAGTGGACAGTTGATAACTATGATGGGAACATATTCTTGCTCTCATACTGATAGGTATCCAAACACCTGAGGTGTCCTCTCTTAAAGTTAAAATTTAGCTATCAAGGAGAAGAACCAAACCAATTAAATACTCCATTGATCACCCCATTATATTTGATTTGGAACTTAGGCACACCACAATACCCAAGTCTATCATAGCACCGCCCCTATGAGATGACGTCCTACCCGTTAAACTCTACAATGCTTTATCCGACCTTTCCAGTGATCCCTTCCATACCCTTTTCTGAGATACCAGCAACCTTGATACCAATTGATAAATATCAAAGCACTTTGAAAATCCTCCCTTAAAAGTTAGCTATCAAGGGTAGAACCAACCCACTTCAATACGTTATGGATTCTGGAGCATCCCAATCACATCTCATAATTCTCTGTTTAGTTTGGCCGCTGGAAGTGAAACTAACTATTTGTGCAGGGTTTGTTAGGGATGCATAGTTTAAGGTTACACCGGTTGCACTTACTGTagtactacttttttttttctttttcattttatgttGGTATTTTCACTACCCTTATTAGCTGTACACCTACTGTCATAATTAGAGTTTGTCATTGATTTTGAAATGctagtttcttttatttgtgACCAACTTACTATACATTCTTGATGGTATGTTGTTTGCTTTGCTTATTAAATTGTGTCTAGCACTTCTATGTGTTCCAATTTTAACTAGATATGAACAGAAGTGCATTAGTATAACTATATCGATGGATATTTAATAACATCTTTATCTCATAGTTATTTTCCGAGCCTCCAAAAGGTATTACAAATAGTAGCATTTTTCCCTGTATTACACTTTCAGATCTGTATACAATACCTTTATTTACCTGGATGATACAAGTAGTTTGTTTTCATTGCTCGTCCCatcttgttgaaattgttaATTTATGTGATAATTGTCTGAACTGCTTATTTTACAACGTAACTTTGTGTTGGAACTGATCCTCTTAATGCATTTTAAAACTTCAAATTGAGCAAATCAATAGATCATTTTGCTACTCCTAAAAAGTGCCAACTAACTACTACtaacttttcttttccttttgatttcAAATGGCAGATGTCAGATATTTAGATTAGATAGTGTTGCGATGCTTGTCTAGTTGATTCTTTTGAAGCTTCCAGATTATGGATCTGAATTTGGCATTTGGTTTGTAGAGGAAGCTTCTGAAGGTGACTGTGATCTCCTAATGTGCAGTAGATGATCTTTTTCTCTCATTACATAAAACTGTTGATCCTTTGCAATTTATGGCCTTATTTGCGAAAGCAGATCCTTTGCAATTTATGGCCTTATTTTCGAAAGCATGCTCTTGTATAATATTTTGTAGAATATGAAGATAATTAGATAGTTTTTTTGTAGGAGTGTACAATGTACATCGCTAACTACTGTTGACTACTTACTACTCATGAAGTTCCATTGATGAATTGTTATTTTGTGCTGGCAAATTCAGGATTCTAGGTGTTGtatcaaagaaaaattgtaATTCCAAGTTCTTCAAGTCATTATTGGTTTACATGAAATCTTATTCCGTACAGTATTACTTTTCATATATTTAAGGAAGTTCACTTTCATCCTATGGTTTTGGGATATCTCCAGAACAACTCAGCTGCGGGCCTATCATACTGCTGCTGTGCATCAAGGACGTGTGAAGCCTTTGAATTTGGTTATTTGCGAATTAAAAGTGTGATGTAGCCCTGTCtgttataggatttttttttttaaatcatattttttccaaacaaaataatttttacaagTTTTCGTTTATTTGTcacaaacttaaaaaaaaaaaaaagagagattcttaagagaaaaaataactaatattattttttgaattagaAGTTTTTTCAAGCAGCCTCGTCgggtttagctcagttggtagcgatactgcatattatatgcagggactGTGTTCAAACTCTGGACACCTcatttcttcacatttaaataagtttttttttttttttttttttttctcttttctgaAAGAGTAAATGTGTGAGTTCTAGTCAttaaattatttgacaaaaaataatgattattgTTTATATTCTTTAACAAAAAGGGTTCTAATTCTCTTCGACGGGGTTGTACAAATTGCTCAAAGTACCTAACGAACATAAGTTTTTTGATAGGTGTTTTTCATGCCTTTGAATTCAATAGTCACTTGGCCTATCCACGCATCAAGTCACACATTGAATAGTTAAGACtcttagggtctgtttggtgcGCATGATAGAGAGACAGGATATCATATCCTATCTCAATCTTCTGTTTGGTGCAGCAATGAGATAAGATAAATTATTCcttttacttatcttatcttatcacTCCTTTGCATTTTCTATCCTAAGTTTAAGCTGGGTTAAAATTAACCTATTtagtttgacaaaataaatcattattttaCCCTCATCCTTCTTGAACCTctatataataattattcatccaTTCCTattatcttcttcttcctctttttttctAAATTCTCCAATTTTATTatcgatttcaatttttttatagattctgtttttttttggacttctatttttatttatcaatttctATTCGTTCTAGTTTTTTGTTTATGGTTTctattccttcaattttttgtttatcatGATCAATTTCTATTCCTTCTATCTTTCGGTATGTTGTCGataatcattttgaaaattcaatttgttaaattcatcttttttttttttatcgatttgtcttcctttttatcttttaaattcatcttctttttttatggattcttttttttggtaataaaagggaagaagaaaaaaaaaggaaaaaaaaaaaaaacagagaagcTAAAAAAGACCCATACTAGGGTCGAACAAATTCAACATCTATTGCATCTGCTAAGAGGATAGAGGCCATATCAGAAGGGGcttcattcaaaataacaagGCTACTATCACTAAAAGCACCCTTTTTTATGGATTTGAATTtcctcttcttttatttttagatttctattctttaatttttttcttttcagattccttttaattttgttttttttatggccatggatttcaattttttcatctaTTCTGTGATGTTGttataaaatgtataatatgaaaatctattaaaaatgttattgattataatggataattttgtaatttaatatgataaaatattgttaTCCTGATGCTTATTACATTTGAAAAATCACAAATATCcatacttatatttttaaatctatataaaagaaattatataaaatattgtttataaaatAACTGGACAAACAATGCATTATGCATGCTAATTAAATTTTCTTTCGTTTGGGTTACAATTTGATGTCTAGTTTTGATATTGAAACATCATTTCCCTCCCATGTTTGGTTCTATCGTTCTTTCCACCACTGACCCTCTTGAAAATGGATTTCACTTGGGTAAGTTAGCTTTTTTATGACATTAGTGTATTTTAGATAAGAGAAAATGATAGATATATGATTAAAACAGAACAGAATGATTGACTAACAGAGAAATATGAACAATGCCACTAAAAAGTATGTCACCTTAAGTGTTATCCTCATCTAAACAAATGTAATAAtacaccaaagaaatttttatgaTACAAATATCAAATGTGAAGTTCCATGAGAGATATTTGATGAAAGCATGAAGGAAGTGTGAGGCTCTAGTATTGCAATGCAGCGTCTGAAACTCACAACGTTGAGACTCTCACCCTTACATTTCTCTCTCACTTCCTTCAAACCTATAAGATGTTTCTCTTCTTCAACCATTTCTCCCTGGTCTGGTCTCCATTCATGGCGAAACAGTCCTCTCAACCAAAATCGCAAGTGGGGTCCACTTTCTCCTCAACCCGAACCTAATCTCCATGATTCTCCATTCGGAGAAGCTTCTTCATTGGCTGAGTTTGGTTCTATTGTTCTTTCCACCACTGACCCTCTTGAAAAGTCTCGTCTCTCCCATATTGCTTTCTCCCTCTGGCTCCGCGGTGATCTTCCTCTTGGTCAGTCAGACCCTCCTTCTCGACCAGCCCGACCCGATAAGCCTGAACTGGTTTGTTCACTCTTCTGCACACCacgtgtttgttttaatttttgataaCCCATTAGATGCATGATTTGCCTAAGATACAGATAACTATGGTAAGATGCATAATGAATTGGTTTTCTTTGATTTCAGGTTTCTACTAAGGAAATTCCTGCTCCTAAAAACTCGGGTTTGCCTTTGAATGCTTATTTGCTTCATAATCTAGCACATGTGGAGCTCAATGCAATTGATTTGGCTTGGGATACTGTTGTTCGATTTTCTCCCTATAGTGATGTTCTTGGGGAGGGGTTCTTTGCTGATTTTGCTCATGTTGCTGATGACGAGAGTCGCCACTTCTCTTGGTGTTCACAGAGGCTTGCTGAACTGGGTTTCAAGTAAGGGCAATTTAGTTTTTACTTCATTGTGGCCAAAGCTAGTTGATTGTGctgaaatttatttttggttgtcTTTTCCAACTAGATATGGAGATATGCCAGCTCACAATTTGCTATGGAAGGAATGTGAGAAGTCATCAGACAATGTTGCTGCTCGTTTGGCAGTGATCCCATTAGTCCAGGTAACTCCCTCCCAAGCATGCCTCCAATCTTTCATTTAGGTCTCGAGTAGAAGTTTTCCGGTACATTGTTGTCGGGGTATCATTTGGAGAGAAAATGCATAATAAATATGTTGATGCAGCTATTTTCACGAGTCTgtaattcatttttgtttgagtGTCAGTTATAAAATATGTGGTGACTGGTGAGTGGAAATACTCATACTGAGTAGAGCCCAAGCTGTTGATTCATTTAGACTTTGTTGTCGATTATAATAGCATTTTATTTCATGTGTCAGTTGAAAGTGATGTATTAGTACTGAAAATGTCTGGGCAGAGTGTATTTTGTTTAAGGTTTCTAGAggaaatttctgaaaaatttgTCTGGGCAGTGTGTATTTTGGTGAAGGATTCTAGAGGAAATTTTTAGATGCAACATGATCATATCAAGGCTCATTGATTCTTGTTTGAAGTATGATGATTGACTTGAGTCTACACGCATTTATGCATAACATTTTTGTTGACTTTGCATCTTACTTTTCCGTTTTCACAAGGTATATTACTATTACCTTTCTAGGATTGgggatttatttttttcttttttggtaaaCCAAGGTATCTTCTGCATTGAACTAATCCCTAGAGGGTAGAGGGATCCATTTTAAGGGTTGACTTCTCCCAACAAATGTTTTTCCTACACACTGGTCATGGATCAAACCCTGGACCAAATGTTTAAGGGACCAAATATCTGCCACTTGTGCAACACTATGTTGGTTGGGAGAAGTTTTtagtaaaatactaaaatgatTTAAACTGCTCTGTCTCAGTATAGGTGTTACTTGCCAGAGACATATAAGCTTTGAATTATGTGATCTTGATCTTCTAATTG
Proteins encoded in this window:
- the LOC25487766 gene encoding uncharacterized protein HI_0077 is translated as MQRLKLTTLRLSPLHFSLTSFKPIRCFSSSTISPWSGLHSWRNSPLNQNRKWGPLSPQPEPNLHDSPFGEASSLAEFGSIVLSTTDPLEKSRLSHIAFSLWLRGDLPLGQSDPPSRPARPDKPELVSTKEIPAPKNSGLPLNAYLLHNLAHVELNAIDLAWDTVVRFSPYSDVLGEGFFADFAHVADDESRHFSWCSQRLAELGFKYGDMPAHNLLWKECEKSSDNVAARLAVIPLVQEARGLDAGPRLVQKLVGFGDNRTSKIVAKIAEEEVAHVAVGLYWFLSVCQKMGRAPDFTFKDLLKEYNVELKGPFNYVAREEAGIPRDWYDSPSTSNQDKKNKDDNKEKLSEVYERVATIIAMERENSS
- the LOC25487765 gene encoding transcription factor GTE4, whose product is MDSGTVVEDKVVREIQRYSEGKVYTRKVFKVSEDKVNSLKVDHSEDKVNSLKVDPHTHSGATTATVTVDGTKDNGNNVSAQQLDSVLVPEDGNSALPVVNSRLEVVSEDSSSLYRKQDEHFSLDVVQLEDGNDLFEPALRCNDKKELENGVKNGLASRSKQEMREIKRKLEGDLETVRSLVIRIEEKQRMAGRFGGGLNVSVDRYRVDNGSGAKRAHSEVASAGVPREANRFTRQLSVMVLENGHGISESVEKEKRTPKANQFYSNSEFLLAKDKFPPAESNKKSKSHGKKHGVGEMGHGFGIVSKYLKNCSSLLEKLMKHKHGWVFNTPVDVERLGLHDYFIIISQPMDLGTVKSRLSKNWYKSPKEFAEDVRLTFRNAMTYNPKGQDVHVMAEELSALFEERWAIIESHYNHEMRYGMDYGPAISAPSPLSRKAHAFRPPPLDMRRIDRSDSITKPPNPMSLTRSARTPAPKKPKANDPDKRDMTYYEKQKLSTHLQNLPPDKLDAIVQIIKKQNSALSQHDDEIEVDIDSVDAETLWELDRYVTNYKKSLSKYKRKAELAIQARAEAERIAQQKSQEPPVIVEAPRERQADERNDPSSLPVQGEIRVDNGSKTSSSSSSSSDSGSSSSDSDSDSSSASGSDAGSQ